CCTTACGTAGACAATCCCATCTACCACTCCGCCAGCACAACCAATTAATgacaaaaacacaaaaatACCAATCACTAAAGTTGCCTCAGATCCAATCCCGAGTCAACCCAGCTAGATGCATTGACACAGCAATCAAAATGGTCGAGCTCTAGACATCAAACTTATTATAGATTGCAAGACGTCGTCCCATACTGATGAAGGCTCGTTTGGTGTAGACCGTGTGTCATGATCTCCCAAGGGATAAGCCACTCATCACTGGCAAAAAGCTGGAATTGCCGCATTTCCTATTCAACCAAGATGCCAGCCGGTGCTGTGCATCTTGCTCCCTGGGCGCCACCTGATAAGTTGGACTTGCCGTCCCAAGGTAGGTATTGGTTTCCCCGACTCCTTGTCAATGTCGAGGAAGAGTCTGGCATCGCTAGTAGTTTATAGAGACAACACCAGCTAACTGCACGTTTAAGGGAACCCCCCTTGTGTAAATCATTGCAGAGCTGGTCGAGCCCTAACCCAGCCCGCTGATATTCGAGCTGTTCTCTCCTCGAGGCCTCTGTGTGAAATTTGATTTGAGAatggtggaggatgaagtCCAGCCTCTCCATAACTTAAAGGCATGCCCAAAGGCCCTATGACCCATGGGAATACCTTTCTTCAGCTGGTTAGACAGGCGGAGGTATTCCATCATCCTCGGTTGCGCGCCctttcttgtctttggcTGGTGGATAGTCGATCGAAAGCCAAAAGCAAACCCCCTGAGCCCTCGCAAGGCATCATCGGCGTGACAGTGGCGGCATCGAAAATCACCTAGCCTCCCCCTGTTGTCTATGACTTTGACTCACATGttataccaccaccaccatgccaGAGGCACTTGACCTCGTCATGCATGCGGTTGTTTTGCTGTATCTCTCTCGGCGGTGCCTAGCCAACAAGATATCCTGTCCCATTGAGCGTTTCTGAGTTGGATGTCCTGCTGGCAACCCTTTGTCCTATTCGATGTAGCTAGTATCATCGATTATCATGGACACGACCCCCCAGATCGCCAGGGATAAGGCTGCTCCTCTCGAACGAGAAGTTGCAACCCTTCGTAAGAAGACATCCATGATCACATCAGTCGCGATTAGACACTTGCTTTGTCTGGTTACCTCTCCTCGTAAGCAGACACAACGCTTTATACTAGACGCAGCTCGCGATTTTGTATAGAGTTGAAGGGTAGCGAATATTGCCATTCCCTGAAACTGTATGCCCATCCCCACCGCGACATTTCGAGGATGCTATCTACAGAGGATGTCGAGGTGATTGGTTTGGAGACGGGCGAAAGCAGTCCGAAAGGAAAGCATACCTAAACATTGCCTTTTTTGCATACCTAGGTATGTTGTAGTCAGCAATGAGTGCGAGAAGTGTGCCGAAATCCCCTCAAGGACGACACCCCTTGTGATAAATGATAGCCAGGTTAGGAGAGACGTTGTCGGCTCTGTTCTGGCTTGCCTTGGTCCGTGTTCAAGGCACATCCTGTCGTGTTATCAGGATTGGGAattgccttttcctttccccccgGTGTGACATCAGGTAGGAAACCAAAGGCTCGGTGAGGAGTACAGTATCATATGCGAGGCACGGTTTCGGTCGTCGCTGGTTTGGTCGCTCCAGTTTCGGTCCTGGCTGGGAGAACGGTAGATAGTGGTAAGAGGACGAGATGCTGTTGTCGGCGGTGGGAGGACAACCTGGAAATCAGAGTCGGAAAGCCTGCCACTTCAACCATGTCCCACTGAAATGTCTGAAACAGTCTGTAAGGTCCCCAGGAACCATGACACATCTCGTTCAAGAGCTGCTCCCCAGATGAGCCAGATCACGGCAGGCTTGACCCGTCACAGCGCCAGGTACGGCTGGACCATTGTCTTGCTTTGTGTGTCAGTTGTGGTGACAGCGTTGGTCGGCTCTGCGGTAATGGCTAAGTTGTGTAGTACTGGAAGGGAGGaaaatggaaaagggggtgaagTGCGGAGGTGTGGACTGATTTTATACGCAAGCAGGGAAGATTTGCGAGCAAACTTTTCAGCGGCGATATGCATGGCTGCGAGGTTATACAACCCTACAGTTGTACCAGCCGATGCCGCATTCTCCACTTGGATGATGGTTGGAAAGACACACTCAACATCTGTAGTTATTGGTCTCATTCAGGTGGTTGCCTGGTCAACCATGGACTTTCAGGGGTAATTAGGCACGGTATGCCAGACATGTTTCTTAGTTACCCACCTACGAATGAACATGTCGTCTGGTTATTCTAGTCCACAAATCAGTCTGAAGAGACAAGGAATAATCGCGGGAGGTCAATGGCGTCAGCGGATTGACAAGTGCAAAGTCAAACCGCCTCAAAAGCTAGGGCAGGCACCTTTGAGTCAGCAAACACAACAAACTCTTTGACGCCCCAGGGTCCGCTTACCTCGACAAACACCTTGTTAAGTTCGAGCATCGCGATCCCCTTCCCCAGGCATTCAAATCTGCCAGAAGTTCCAAAGACAAGGCCTTGCACAAACTCCATACTTTTCTTGTCCACATCTTCCATCTCCACTAACCACCTCTCTGGTCGAAACGCGTCAGCGTCAGCCCCAAAAGTTTCCTGATTTcggaagatggagatggcatCCCAGCAGACGTTTGTCCCAGGCGGGATTCTGACGCCACAGACAGTTTGCTCCGTGTCGCATATCCTCGGAAGGAGGCCCATCACTGGCGAAGACAGCCTCAGTCCCTCCTTCATCACAGCCTGCAAGTACGGCAACCGCCgtgcctcttcctctgcaATGGGActcgacaccctcccctcccgtaTCGCAGCATCAATCTCGTTTTGCAGCCTCTTATAGCTCCCAGGTGAGCTCATCAGATAAAACATGGTCATCCTGatcgccgtcgccgttgTGTCGCTCCCCGCCCCAATCTGCACAAACGTCTCCAGCCACGCGTTCGTATGGCCCAACCCATGCTTGACAAAGCTCCCGAGCATATCCCGCCTCACAACTTTGTCCTCCCCAAACCGCTCCGCcgcctgcttcttggccagctcctgctgcctcaccaccccctccagcttctccttcGGCAACAGCGCTCTAACAAGTGGGTTCTGCAACAACCCGAGCGTCCAGGGTATGGTCGCCAGCGTTATCACCAATGGCAACGATCCCGTCACCCCGGTCATCTGCCCGTAGATATCCCGGTCGTGGACCAAGCACTCGAAGCAGCGTCCTATCGCCAGCTCCGAGATCACATCTTGTGTCATGAAGGTGGCCTTTTCCGCCAGGTCCATTGGTCTGTACACCCCCCTTTCATCATCAGATAGGTATTTTCTCTCGATCAGCTGCACCAAATCTGCCACTCGGCGGTCGACGGCCTCGTGGAGGTTGTCCACGTCTTTGCCGCTGTACCCTGGGAGGAGCTTTGCTTTTAGTGCGGCGTGCTTGTGGTTGTCTCGCTCTGAGAGGACGGTGCTCACGGGCTGGTCCATGCGGAACATGTCGTACCATTGTCCTCGGTACCACGGGCCGCGGGCAGACCATAGTTGGCGGATGGCGGCGGGGTCGCTGGTGATGACCCAGTTGGGGGCGATGCGGTATATGGGGCCGTAGcgtttggagagggaggagagatgCCGGGCGAGGGATCCGGTGCTTTGGTGGTAGGTGAGCCagagggtggtgattttggctgggagggggcCGGGGATGTGAGCGAGGCGGAGGTAGCGCGATGTGTGGGAGAGGATCCGGTAGGTGAAGAAAAGGGCAGCGAGAGTGACAATTAGCGATAGGTATATCATGTCTACAAGCTCTCTATGATTGAGAGTAACAGAAAGGTTGAAGCGGGATTAGAAGAGAAGATTAATGGAGCAGGTCGTACAGTTCTTCCCCTCACTCGTCAAAGCACAAAGCTCCTGGGGTGCGAGGAGTGCGAGCAGAGAAATCCGATCACCGACATTTGTCAGCCGGCGAATATCCCGCTTCCAAACACAGTGTCACATTGAAGGCGATGTCTGTACCATGCCGGGTCAAACCACCGGGAACCAATGAGGGCGGTGGCCAGGAAGACCGCCGGGACTTGGGGGCATGAAACTAGAGGCTGCGACAATGATTTGAGGTCCTAAGGTATTGATACCCGAGAAAAGCCAGCCTTTTTGTCTTATGAAGCCTCTTGACTTCCTTCAAAGGCCATATACTAGTCCTAAATGACCTCTTGCATATGTCGAAAGGCATCTTGTCCATCTTGGAAAGCCCTTTATGTACTTTGAAGGCCTGTTAATGCAAATTGAAGGCCTGCTAGGATATTTAAGGGCGTATTGgctatctttgaaggcctctTGATCATGTTCCAAGGCCTGTTTGATAGATAGATGAGGTATTCACTATCTCCAAGGGCATATTGATTATATCTGGATGCCCTTATTAGGTCGAGGGACTTTTGCCACAAATGTCGATCAGCAGTGCATGCGGCATCGGCCAACCTGTTAAGCCCCAAGCTGGTGACCGTCAGTCCAGATATCCATCGCACGATGCATTGCTACACCATCCACGAAGACTGAATGATCACCAAGACTTTGGCCACTCCCTCGGTAGGAACATTATCAAATGCTTCAGAACTCGTAATGAAGTCAACGAAATCGGTCCTTTGTTACAGAGGTTTCTTGTCCCATACCCGCGTTGATAGAAATCGTTTGTCATGATAATGTGATTCCTTGTGGCAGTGGAGGGCCGACTGATTTCCACCCAATCAAGCGTGTCTAGCTGGAGCAGGATCAGGTGACTGGACAAGAGAATGTTGACAGAAAAGAGAGCAGGCTACCTGCCTATGTAGGTGCTGCCCTTCCATCACAGGGACCGACATAAGCGGGGCTTTTGTCGGGTAAACGCAGAAATTTGCGACCACCACCTGCACCAAGGATCATAGTCTTGCCCGAAACAAACAAATCAAAGGCCAACCACCGATGCCAAGGTTTCAACCAATAACGCGCAAGCACCATGCCAGCAACAAGCACGCCCGAccagctccaacccccaccccgaGACACGATTTTCTACCTCTCTCTCgacccccaacctcccagtCCAGCCGcaccaaccctcatcctcctccatggcCTCACATCCTCCCATCTCGAATGGTCCCTCGTCATCccacacctccaacctcactaccaccttctcctcgtcgaCCTCCCAGCCcactcccgctcctcctccctcccacccccatacaccatcccctccatgGCCGATCAAGTAGCATCAATCATCCAGTCCCACGCACGGAACAGCCAAGCCCACGTGGTTGGCATGTCCATGGGCGGCTTCGTCACCCTCAATCTCGCCTGCCGGTACCCCTCCCTCTGTCTCTCGGCGTTTGTCTCTGGCGCCACACCTTTTGAGGGTATCACGAGGTGGTTGGCAAGGAACAATTGGGTATTATACTATGGGTTCTGGCTGTCAAACCTGATCATCACAGATGGGATGTATGACTGGATGTGCCGGGCGATGGACATGAAGGAGCATCGTGAGCTGCGGCGGGAGACTGTGAGGAATGTCAAGTGGGAGGTGATCAGGGATGTGTATGGGAGCATTGTGGAGGAGTTCACCGTGGAGGGGATGGCAGAGGTGGGCCAGGTGAGGTGTTTGAGTGTTGCTGGGGGAAAGCAAGATCAGGTTgaggtgacgaggagggttGGTCAGGTCTGGAAGGAAAGGGGTTTGACTGGGCGGCTGGGTAGCCGGGCATTTGTGGTCAGAGGGGCGGTGCATGCTTGGGATTTGCAGTTTCCTGACGTTTTTGCTGGTGGTATTAGGAGCTGGGTTGAGAGGGACGAGTTGCCGGTTCAGTTTGAAGTTTTGGAATGAGCAAGATGTCGCGATTGTGTGAGTATTACCCATCTTTATCCTTCTGTTGTGCTTAAATACACATCGTACCATGTCATCTGCTCTCTCATACTGGTCTACCTGGGCAGTCCCATCGCCCTTCTAAAGAAGTTATTTTCCACAACAGGGAATCCTCCTTCCAGCACCTGCCCCTCGTCACCTTTCAACGTCTTCAATCCCTCATTCCACTTGCCCATCGCAAGACCGGTGAGAAACCCACCCAGCGGCTCTGTTGGAGACCAGTTGCCTCTCATTCCAAACTTGAAGACAGGGTGCAGCGCATGCCCCAAACCCGTCCTCGCAAGCCCCAGAGGTGGCATGTACTTGGTAATGCTCTTGTCCTGGTCGAGCCAGTCGATAAACCCAGGACGGACGGTGCTTGCACGAAACAGCGGGTTTTTTTTCCTGACATCAGCCAATGCCAGTTCTGTCTCGCCTTTTGTTTTGCCGAAGATGGGGGTGAAGAGCCCCGGCTGGAAGGTTGCACCTTGGCCGGAGACATAGACAAAATTGAATGGCTTGTTGGTCGCTTTCAAGGCCGGTTGGAAAGCTGACGCAAAGGCCAATGGGTaggttttggtgatggtgatgtagTCCCTGTTTGATTCAGATTGGTCAGTCCAAAGCCAGCAGGGTTAATATAGGCTCGGGTGCGGGACATACTCTTTGTTCACTTGTGTTTGGCTAATACCAAGGGCCCAGACACAACCGTCCGCGTCTTGGAGTTGGCTGAGGACCTCGGGACTGTACGAGGAAAAGTCcttgtggatgatgacgTTGACCCGGGGGTCCTTGGCATCTTCAGCTAATTGCACTGGCCGGCGACTAAGGATGGAGATTTTGGAGATGTCGGTTGTCTTAAGCATAGCGTCGAGCACCGTGGTGCCGACCATGCCTGTGGCGCCTGTTAGGATGAGATGCATCCTACTTGGATGATGTGGTTTTTGAAACAAAAGAATCTGACGATTAACCGATGATACCGAGAAGAGACGAGAAAGCAGCACTTTTTGAAATACTTTATAGTACTCTCGAAGAGTCGTCAGAACATCGCACTGCGGCCGTCTTGGCAGCCGGTCAGCCCGACACGGTGATATCGGTGTTAGTAATCCCTGCGGATGCGGGTTGTTATGGCCGATGCGGATTGATTGGAAACCCGGCGCTGAGGGCGGAATGCGCAGGTTTTCGGATAGATTCTGACATCTGACCAACATGAACAAAGGTGCATGTGTTGCCATGGACCCTGAGCCCGAAAATCAGTAACGAAACACACCCAGTCATAATACCGACAAGACGACAGAGGAAGACGGCCAGCAATCTTCACTCGGATGTTAGGTACGCTGGTGAGCCTAACAAGCCTTGCCAGTACCATCTATCAGTGATCACCAGCCCATTGAGAGCCACAACAGGTATAGAAACTTAGGTTTCAAGGGCTTTCAGTGATTGTAacgggaggaagaagaaaacttTGGAatagagagaaaaaaagactgaATACAATACAGTATACCTATGGGCAGACTGAGGGGCTTTGTTGATCTATCTAAGCTTTAAATTAGTTTAAGATCCAATATGTCCGGGATCTAACCTCGTCGTTCCGTGCTTTTCTAGCAGCGACCTCCCAAGCCCTGCATAGGTCATGCCATGCTTGATCTATGAGGGGGGATGCTGCCGGTGCTGTCATGGTGGCTCAGGCTGACCTCCGGTTCGATGTGGAGAGAACAAAGGACCCAAAAATGGGCTGCTCAAATGCAGGATATGTTGCAATGGAACCTCGGACTAGGCCTACCGAGTTCACCACAGACAAACTCAGATTTGTTCTAATTTGCTGCCATTTATCCATCTGCTGTTGGTGACGGAATGCCACCACGGCCTATCTGCTGCCAAGCTTTATTCCAGCCGAAGGTTTTGAACCACCCTGTCGACGACTCACCCACATAAAACACATGGCGCATAAAGAGTAGATCAGACTCTCAGTGTCAAGATGGCCAAATGTTTTCCACCCTCTTTTCCGTCCACTAACAACTCCCACCGCCAGTAAAAATGAAGCTAATCCCCCTTATTCTTCCCTCCTGCTTGGCCAGCGCTCAGGCTCTAGGCCAACGCCTGAATTTCACCGTCGACGCTACCGGCCGCGGCTGTCCACCGGGCTCTGTATCGGCTGCCATTTCCCCTGACGCCCAGGTCGTGACTTTTGGTTTCGACAAGCTCCAAGCTTACATCGGCCCAGGTTACGACCTTGCTGCAAGAACATCAAACTGTGGAGTCCATATCACGATCAATCGTCCAAACAGCCACGTGCAGtatgctgttgttgagaacACCTATCACGGCTATGAGCATCTGGACAAAAGTATCACTCTCACGCTCCTGTCGACGTTGTACCGCTCGGACAACGCGGGGCAGGTGATGACTACATCGGCCGCTATTCCGGGTTCAGGCGTGGGCCAGACATTCACCAGGACGGTGGCTGTTCCGGAGACCGAGTACTTGTGGTCAACATGTGGGAGCAATTCGACTCGGTGGATGTTGAGTGAAAGAATTTCATTGACGAGCAGGGAgagaggtgttgagggaaaGTTTcgggatgaggacgagggtgTTGTACCGCTGACGAGGCAGCTGCGGCTTCTGTGAGTTTTCATTGTGGTGAGAGCTGAAGGCGGGATGGGAGCCATGCTAACTTGGGAGCAGATATCGCCAGTGCAACTGAGATGGCCGATGCTTGGGAATGTGTAATGCCTTTTGTGTAATCTTCATGCCGAAGGCCCTATGCTGAGGCTTAGCAATGGAAACAAATTTGCTGTagctctctctttcttcgTTCC
This window of the Podospora pseudoanserina strain CBS 124.78 chromosome 3, whole genome shotgun sequence genome carries:
- a CDS encoding hypothetical protein (EggNog:ENOG50KOG0156; COG:Q) translates to MIYLSLIVTLAALFFTYRILSHTSRYLRLAHIPGPLPAKITTLWLTYHQSTGSLARHLSSLSKRYGPIYRIAPNWVITSDPAAIRQLWSARGPWYRGQWYDMFRMDQPVSTVLSERDNHKHAALKAKLLPGYSGKDVDNLHEAVDRRVADLVQLIERKYLSDDERGVYRPMDLAEKATFMTQDVISELAIGRCFECLVHDRDIYGQMTGVTGSLPLVITLATIPWTLGLLQNPLVRALLPKEKLEGVVRQQELAKKQAAERFGEDKVVRRDMLGSFVKHGLGHTNAWLETFVQIGAGSDTTATAIRMTMFYLMSSPGSYKRLQNEIDAAIREGRVSSPIAEEEARRLPYLQAVMKEGLRLSSPVMGLLPRICDTEQTVCGVRIPPGTNVCWDAISIFRNQETFGADADAFRPERWLVEMEDVDKKSMEFVQGLVFGTSGRFECLGKGIAMLELNKVFVELLRRFDFALVNPLTPLTSRDYSLSLQTDLWTRITRRHVHS
- a CDS encoding hypothetical protein (EggNog:ENOG503P7T4; COG:S), which produces MPATSTPDQLQPPPRDTIFYLSLDPQPPSPAAPTLILLHGLTSSHLEWSLVIPHLQPHYHLLLVDLPAHSRSSSLPPPYTIPSMADQVASIIQSHARNSQAHVVGMSMGGFVTLNLACRYPSLCLSAFVSGATPFEGITRWLARNNWVLYYGFWLSNLIITDGMYDWMCRAMDMKEHRELRRETVRNVKWEVIRDVYGSIVEEFTVEGMAEVGQVRCLSVAGGKQDQVEVTRRVGQVWKERGLTGRLGSRAFVVRGAVHAWDLQFPDVFAGGIRSWVERDELPVQFEVLE
- a CDS encoding hypothetical protein (COG:S; EggNog:ENOG503P3DQ), which produces MHLILTGATGMVGTTVLDAMLKTTDISKISILSRRPVQLAEDAKDPRVNVIIHKDFSSYSPEVLSQLQDADGCVWALGISQTQVNKEDYITITKTYPLAFASAFQPALKATNKPFNFVYVSGQGATFQPGLFTPIFGKTKGETELALADVRKKNPLFRASTVRPGFIDWLDQDKSITKYMPPLGLARTGLGHALHPVFKFGMRGNWSPTEPLGGFLTGLAMGKWNEGLKTLKGDEGQVLEGGFPVVENNFFRRAMGLPR
- a CDS encoding hypothetical protein (EggNog:ENOG503NYG9; COG:S); the encoded protein is MKLIPLILPSCLASAQALGQRLNFTVDATGRGCPPGSVSAAISPDAQVVTFGFDKLQAYIGPGYDLAARTSNCGVHITINRPNSHVQYAVVENTYHGYEHLDKSITLTLLSTLYRSDNAGQVMTTSAAIPGSGVGQTFTRTVAVPETEYLWSTCGSNSTRWMLSERISLTSRERGVEGKFRDEDEGVVPLTRQLRLLISPVQLRWPMLGNV